One window of Atribacter laminatus genomic DNA carries:
- a CDS encoding LacI family DNA-binding transcriptional regulator: protein MTFIKYIYYYENVFIIKLIERQISNKMREKQDYTLPKKGPTMKDVAKKAGVSLSTVSRSINSPHELKQETLMVVRKAMKELNFSANEIARSLKNRKSQTIGIIIPNILNPFFARIVRSAEHYLFENKYTPIIYDSEEDAVKEEKYLQSLLERRVDGVLFVPSKENKRIPEFIKQKSIPTVFIDRYFSKDFDFVKGNNYSGIALIISFLVSRGYEKIGMIAGSQETVSGKERYLAFLKAITMHNLKVEKKYVKFGSYSIESGYFRMNELLNTGEYPEVIISANNFIGIGAFQAIKERGYKIPDDIGIVIYDEVYLADFVDPPLTVVVQPAEELGRSAAELLLERIDSQGILPPRELVIEPKLIVRNSTK from the coding sequence TTGACATTTATAAAATATATATACTATTATGAAAACGTATTCATTATAAAATTAATTGAAAGACAAATTTCAAACAAAATGAGAGAAAAACAAGATTATACATTACCGAAAAAAGGTCCAACAATGAAAGATGTGGCAAAGAAGGCTGGAGTATCTTTGTCAACTGTATCAAGATCGATTAATAGTCCTCATGAATTAAAGCAGGAAACGCTAATGGTAGTTAGAAAAGCAATGAAAGAATTAAATTTCTCCGCTAATGAAATAGCAAGAAGCTTAAAAAATAGAAAAAGTCAAACAATTGGAATAATAATACCTAATATATTAAATCCTTTTTTTGCGAGGATTGTTAGAAGTGCAGAGCATTATTTGTTTGAAAATAAATACACACCGATAATCTACGATTCAGAAGAAGATGCAGTTAAAGAAGAAAAATACTTACAAAGTTTACTCGAAAGAAGAGTAGATGGTGTCTTATTTGTTCCTTCCAAAGAGAATAAAAGAATTCCTGAATTTATAAAACAAAAATCTATTCCAACAGTTTTTATTGACCGATATTTTAGTAAAGATTTTGATTTTGTTAAAGGCAATAATTATAGTGGGATAGCCCTGATTATATCGTTTCTTGTTAGTAGGGGTTACGAGAAAATTGGTATGATTGCAGGATCACAAGAGACAGTATCAGGGAAGGAAAGATACCTAGCTTTTTTAAAGGCCATTACTATGCATAACTTAAAGGTTGAAAAAAAATATGTAAAATTTGGAAGTTACTCTATTGAAAGCGGATACTTTAGAATGAATGAGCTATTAAATACCGGTGAATACCCTGAAGTGATAATATCGGCAAATAATTTTATAGGAATTGGTGCTTTTCAAGCTATCAAGGAGAGAGGTTATAAAATTCCGGATGATATTGGAATTGTAATATATGATGAAGTATATCTTGCCGATTTTGTTGATCCTCCTTTAACTGTGGTAGTTCAACCGGCTGAGGAATTGGGGAGAAGCGCAGCTGAACTATTGTTGGAAAGAATTGATAGTCAAGGTATTTTGCCTCCAAGAGAATTAGTTATTGAACCGAAGTTAATAGTTAGAAATTCAACAAAATAG
- a CDS encoding sugar phosphate isomerase/epimerase family protein encodes MKFSVCSGNYGREPLEKIINRAAELEFDGVELTVAFHTHPSISFKERQKINGYFANAGIKCSSLHFIFDKTVKLSSQNFEDIKQNILYFKAVIDLASDFNTSTIVVGGGGSRSIKADQTRSEVEDNFEKMLSEVADYASEKKVTLCLEALNRYETNFLKTLKECSDISSRIKSPYVKIMGDTYHMNIEEVSIEKAIIESKNDLVHLHFADSNRMSPGEGHINFLEVLKALKTIKFDGYCAFEIFALTPEKLCFDSFEEADKHMVLGKKYIDNLVTSI; translated from the coding sequence ATGAAATTTAGTGTATGTAGTGGAAATTATGGCAGGGAACCATTAGAAAAAATTATTAATAGAGCTGCGGAATTGGAATTTGATGGTGTCGAATTAACTGTAGCATTTCATACTCACCCTAGTATTTCTTTTAAGGAAAGGCAGAAAATAAATGGTTATTTTGCAAATGCAGGTATCAAATGTAGTTCGTTACATTTTATTTTTGATAAGACTGTTAAACTTTCAAGCCAAAACTTTGAAGACATAAAACAAAATATTCTTTATTTTAAGGCAGTTATCGATCTTGCATCAGATTTTAATACATCAACTATAGTTGTTGGTGGGGGTGGTTCAAGGTCTATAAAAGCTGATCAGACGAGGAGCGAAGTTGAAGATAATTTTGAAAAAATGTTAAGTGAAGTTGCTGATTATGCTTCTGAAAAAAAGGTAACTCTTTGTTTAGAAGCGCTAAACAGATATGAAACTAATTTCTTAAAAACATTGAAAGAATGTAGTGATATTTCATCAAGAATAAAATCACCATATGTAAAAATTATGGGTGATACATATCATATGAATATAGAAGAAGTATCAATAGAAAAAGCAATAATTGAATCAAAAAATGATCTGGTTCATTTACATTTTGCTGATTCCAATAGAATGTCTCCAGGCGAAGGGCATATTAACTTTTTGGAGGTACTTAAAGCTTTAAAAACAATAAAATTTGATGGCTATTGTGCTTTTGAAATATTTGCATTAACACCTGAAAAATTATGTTTTGATTCATTTGAAGAAGCTGATAAACATATGGTTCTAGGAAAGAAATATATAGATAATTTAGTTACATCAATATAA
- a CDS encoding Gfo/Idh/MocA family protein, whose translation MNNKKFKVGIVGCGTIAPYHVEAFQTLENVEVVGVSDVNEMKAKELCSKYNINFWTTDYRKLHDLNLDVISICVPSGLHYEVSIDAMKKKKHVIVEKPLAINLKQADEMILTSGKEGVKLATIFDHRFDLPSRMIKDALNKDLFGKLILVDAHIKWYRTQDYYANGWRGTWNLDGGGILANQAIHWLDLIQWFAGPLKSVYGKIKTFTHEIEAADTAIAILEFFNGSLGVIEASTSIYPGRQKGGFVYNNLPESIGIYGEKGSVVVEGSKNIKLWEFAENGSHELIKENKIKNGTSSHKELIKAIIDSLREDKEVPIDGKEGRKSLELMRAIYYSSFINKKVDFPFIKDDELEKIIIDKIK comes from the coding sequence ATGAATAACAAAAAGTTTAAAGTTGGTATCGTAGGTTGTGGGACGATTGCACCTTACCATGTTGAAGCTTTTCAAACATTAGAAAATGTTGAGGTTGTTGGTGTTTCTGATGTTAATGAGATGAAGGCTAAAGAACTCTGTAGTAAATATAATATTAATTTTTGGACCACTGATTACAGAAAATTACATGATTTAAACTTAGATGTAATTAGCATATGTGTACCCTCTGGTCTACATTATGAAGTTTCAATTGATGCTATGAAAAAGAAGAAGCATGTCATTGTAGAAAAGCCTTTAGCAATTAATCTTAAACAAGCAGATGAAATGATATTAACATCTGGAAAAGAAGGAGTGAAGTTAGCAACTATTTTTGATCATAGATTTGACTTACCAAGCAGAATGATTAAAGATGCGCTAAATAAAGATCTCTTTGGGAAATTAATTTTAGTTGATGCCCACATTAAATGGTATAGAACGCAAGATTATTATGCAAATGGATGGAGGGGTACTTGGAATCTGGATGGGGGTGGAATTTTAGCAAATCAAGCTATTCATTGGTTGGACTTGATTCAATGGTTTGCTGGACCATTAAAAAGTGTGTATGGAAAAATAAAAACATTTACGCATGAAATAGAAGCAGCCGATACAGCGATTGCTATCCTCGAGTTCTTTAATGGATCTTTAGGGGTAATTGAAGCTAGTACTTCTATTTATCCAGGCAGGCAAAAAGGCGGTTTTGTTTATAATAACTTACCAGAAAGTATTGGGATATATGGAGAAAAGGGGAGTGTAGTTGTTGAAGGTTCAAAAAATATTAAACTATGGGAATTTGCAGAGAATGGAAGCCATGAATTAATTAAAGAAAATAAGATAAAAAATGGAACATCAAGTCATAAAGAATTAATAAAAGCAATTATTGATTCTTTAAGAGAAGATAAAGAAGTTCCAATTGATGGGAAAGAAGGAAGAAAATCGTTAGAACTGATGAGAGCTATATATTATTCATCTTTTATAAACAAAAAAGTAGATTTCCCATTTATAAAAGACGACGAATTAGAAAAAATTATTATAGATAAAATTAAATAA
- a CDS encoding cupin domain-containing protein, whose product MKILKLKEGKSFDMGKGKTINVLSPEIGSKYVTLNYSEFEPKQAFTQHIHKNSEDVIIILKGSGYIRVEGKDYEIKEGDVVYIPAGEMHGTIAGDEPMIAISCQAPPDMDLYTGVYNKK is encoded by the coding sequence ATGAAAATACTTAAGTTAAAAGAAGGTAAAAGTTTTGACATGGGGAAAGGGAAAACAATTAATGTATTATCTCCAGAAATTGGTTCAAAATATGTTACTCTAAATTATTCTGAGTTTGAGCCTAAACAAGCGTTTACTCAACATATACATAAAAATTCAGAAGACGTCATTATAATCCTAAAAGGTAGTGGATATATTCGCGTAGAAGGTAAGGATTATGAAATAAAAGAGGGAGATGTTGTTTATATTCCTGCTGGTGAAATGCATGGGACAATAGCAGGTGATGAACCGATGATTGCTATTAGCTGTCAAGCGCCCCCTGATATGGACTTATATACAGGAGTTTATAATAAAAAATAA
- a CDS encoding SDR family NAD(P)-dependent oxidoreductase, translating into MRFKDKVALVTGGKNGMGKAVAMRLLEEGAYVAVGDIDELNIERYLSDFASKKDRFIFVKLDVTNNDSIRKCVGNVIDSFGKIDILINCAGIMGPVKPTWEITENEWDQLMNIHLKGTFLCCKEVISYMIKQSYGKIVNVSSVSAKEGNPNFSAYSAAKAGIIAFTKSLAKEVATKNINVNCISPALIETRFLMEMSEEQKAVLLNKIPMGRVGKTEEVAALIAFLVSDEANFITAQCYDISGGRSVY; encoded by the coding sequence ATGAGATTTAAAGACAAGGTAGCCCTAGTAACCGGTGGTAAGAATGGTATGGGTAAAGCAGTTGCTATGAGGTTGTTAGAAGAAGGAGCATATGTTGCAGTTGGAGATATCGACGAACTTAATATAGAAAGATATTTATCAGATTTTGCAAGTAAAAAAGATAGATTTATATTTGTCAAGCTGGATGTAACAAATAATGACAGCATTAGAAAGTGCGTAGGTAATGTAATAGATAGCTTTGGAAAGATCGATATATTAATAAATTGTGCAGGTATCATGGGTCCTGTAAAACCCACTTGGGAAATAACAGAAAATGAATGGGATCAATTAATGAATATTCATTTAAAAGGTACTTTTCTTTGCTGTAAAGAAGTTATTTCGTACATGATTAAACAAAGTTATGGAAAAATTGTGAACGTTTCATCAGTTTCGGCTAAAGAAGGAAATCCAAATTTTTCTGCATATTCAGCAGCAAAGGCAGGGATTATTGCATTTACTAAATCATTAGCAAAAGAAGTTGCAACAAAAAATATTAATGTTAACTGTATTTCTCCTGCTTTAATTGAAACCCGTTTTTTAATGGAAATGAGCGAAGAGCAAAAAGCCGTTCTTCTAAATAAGATTCCTATGGGAAGAGTTGGTAAAACAGAGGAAGTAGCAGCATTAATAGCGTTTCTTGTTTCTGATGAGGCAAATTTTATTACCGCACAATGTTACGACATTAGCGGAGGTAGATCTGTATATTAA
- a CDS encoding carbohydrate ABC transporter permease, whose translation MRKRIGTSNVLDKNFKYIFNLPLYVVLGIVVIFPLVYVFSLSFFDWQLTTNRIVFNKIDNYLELFKDARFINAIWRNFYFAFFSVLLQIILGFGIALILNAKIKGVKIYRLLLMIPMMSSPIVVALTWRFMLNRSFGIVNHFLEKFGFQALSFLGDKSLVLPSIILVDTWQWTPYVIILLLAGLQSLPPEPLEAAHIDGANPIQRFFLITLPLMKTHLGSAVILRTVMAFKIFDIIWGMTRGGPAFASETLYPYIFSQSFLYFRIGYSCAAAVVFLMINLGLSLILNHFKADKQ comes from the coding sequence GTGAGAAAAAGAATAGGTACTAGCAATGTGCTAGATAAGAATTTTAAATATATTTTTAATTTACCTTTATATGTTGTATTAGGAATTGTGGTAATATTTCCTCTCGTCTATGTTTTCTCTTTGAGTTTTTTTGATTGGCAATTAACAACTAATAGAATTGTTTTTAATAAAATAGATAATTATCTTGAACTATTTAAAGATGCCAGATTTATAAATGCAATTTGGAGAAATTTTTATTTTGCATTTTTTTCTGTTTTATTACAAATAATTTTAGGTTTCGGAATTGCTTTAATTCTAAATGCAAAAATTAAAGGAGTAAAAATATATAGACTCCTTCTCATGATACCAATGATGTCTTCTCCAATTGTTGTAGCTTTAACATGGAGATTTATGTTAAATAGATCGTTTGGAATTGTAAACCATTTTCTTGAGAAGTTTGGTTTTCAAGCTTTAAGTTTTTTAGGTGATAAAAGTTTAGTGTTACCATCTATTATATTAGTTGATACTTGGCAGTGGACTCCGTATGTTATCATTTTGCTTTTAGCCGGACTACAATCTTTGCCACCTGAACCCTTAGAAGCGGCTCATATTGATGGAGCAAATCCAATCCAGCGCTTTTTCCTTATCACCCTCCCTTTAATGAAAACCCATTTGGGATCAGCAGTAATTTTAAGAACTGTTATGGCATTTAAAATATTTGACATTATTTGGGGAATGACAAGAGGGGGTCCTGCGTTTGCTTCTGAAACTCTGTATCCATATATATTTTCGCAGAGTTTCCTTTACTTTAGAATTGGTTATTCGTGTGCAGCAGCTGTTGTATTTTTAATGATAAATCTTGGTTTAAGTTTAATACTAAACCATTTCAAGGCAGATAAACAATGA
- a CDS encoding carbohydrate ABC transporter permease: MNKNKKVKTFLYHVINVLIAFVFIFPIYYIIITSFKTEREIGTNVSIWLSQPIVTNYYEAFTKYNIGPALYSSMVVAIFATIIGVIIGSMSAYVINRYDQKKLAFTILTTMMIPYVVCAIPLFILFQKIGWFDTYSGLILSHLIITVPQSVWILVGFVKAIPKEIEEAALVDGCTKFGLFYKIVFPLLKGGIVAAATLGFIMSWNNFSLALMLGGSKTVPAPLALFNFVGEAAINWGGLAASATLMLIPTIVFTLWVQKHLTQGLMVGAIQ; the protein is encoded by the coding sequence ATGAATAAAAATAAAAAAGTAAAAACGTTTCTTTATCACGTTATTAATGTATTAATAGCTTTTGTATTTATATTTCCAATCTACTATATCATTATTACGTCTTTTAAGACTGAAAGAGAAATAGGAACTAATGTTTCAATATGGTTATCCCAACCTATTGTAACCAACTATTATGAAGCTTTCACAAAATATAACATTGGTCCAGCATTATACTCAAGTATGGTAGTAGCAATATTTGCTACGATCATTGGAGTAATAATAGGTTCAATGTCAGCATATGTAATTAATCGGTATGATCAAAAGAAATTAGCTTTTACTATATTGACAACCATGATGATACCTTACGTGGTATGTGCAATTCCACTGTTTATATTATTTCAGAAAATAGGTTGGTTTGATACCTATTCTGGTCTTATATTGTCGCACTTAATTATAACAGTGCCTCAATCTGTTTGGATATTGGTAGGCTTTGTCAAAGCTATACCTAAAGAAATAGAAGAAGCAGCATTAGTTGATGGATGCACAAAATTTGGGTTGTTTTACAAAATTGTATTTCCTTTGTTAAAGGGAGGAATCGTTGCCGCTGCTACATTGGGTTTTATTATGTCTTGGAATAATTTTAGTTTAGCACTAATGTTGGGTGGTTCTAAAACTGTACCAGCCCCCTTAGCTTTGTTTAATTTTGTTGGAGAAGCTGCTATTAATTGGGGAGGCCTTGCTGCAAGTGCCACACTGATGTTAATACCAACAATTGTGTTTACTTTATGGGTACAGAAACATTTAACTCAGGGTTTAATGGTTGGAGCAATCCAATAA
- a CDS encoding extracellular solute-binding protein: MFTKNIKKAIMLILSVMIFISISTFSYAEVNWTKYSGTEITVMCWTRPELEAARLLIPEFEAKTGIKVNWIVMDAWELRAKIAREYALGQPTMDGWFYHPSQQELAIQVGNFQVDQMEYINNPELTPEDWDFDDFLPVGKEGNTVFSKNGGYSLSFTSQPTGLWYRKDLLEENGLLVPKTFEEAEVAAKKLTIDSDGDEKIDLYGWIGRGQGFQTITRIGGFLFGYGGAWWTHDRKSAIDKPETLRGINEYARMLTTYGPPSPLELGWLEVAKLFADGKAAMMPESGEHAFMFEDPTKSSVQGKIGMAPYPSGPAGIAIPTELLSYGIPIDAKNKEASWLFAQWLANKENMKKMLIGGGAVVRASSWDDPEIVPVNKEWADYVKYSLQFGSDYFVNLACVPLTEVREKWGEVVDYAMSGEADLENFAKTKAEEINAIITRDETGLDIYMDPRFSYMPYDVYRSK; this comes from the coding sequence ATGTTTACAAAAAATATTAAAAAAGCAATAATGTTAATACTAAGTGTTATGATCTTTATTTCAATTTCAACTTTTAGTTATGCAGAAGTAAATTGGACAAAATATAGTGGTACAGAGATAACCGTGATGTGTTGGACAAGACCGGAATTAGAAGCAGCACGATTGCTTATCCCGGAGTTTGAGGCAAAGACAGGAATAAAAGTTAATTGGATAGTTATGGATGCCTGGGAATTAAGAGCCAAAATTGCCCGAGAATATGCATTAGGACAACCAACAATGGATGGTTGGTTTTACCATCCAAGCCAGCAGGAATTGGCAATTCAAGTTGGGAATTTTCAAGTTGATCAAATGGAATATATTAATAACCCAGAATTAACACCTGAAGATTGGGATTTTGATGATTTTTTACCAGTCGGAAAAGAAGGGAATACAGTATTTTCTAAAAACGGAGGATATTCATTATCTTTCACATCGCAACCTACTGGTTTGTGGTATAGAAAAGACCTCCTTGAAGAAAACGGTTTGCTGGTTCCAAAAACATTTGAAGAAGCTGAGGTTGCTGCTAAAAAGTTAACAATTGATTCAGATGGAGATGAAAAAATTGATTTGTATGGCTGGATTGGTAGAGGTCAAGGATTTCAAACGATAACAAGAATAGGTGGTTTTTTGTTTGGTTATGGAGGAGCTTGGTGGACTCATGATCGAAAATCAGCTATTGATAAACCAGAAACATTACGTGGTATTAATGAGTATGCCAGAATGTTAACAACTTATGGGCCTCCATCTCCTCTCGAATTAGGATGGCTTGAAGTTGCTAAACTTTTTGCTGATGGTAAAGCAGCAATGATGCCAGAATCAGGTGAACATGCATTTATGTTTGAAGATCCAACAAAATCATCTGTACAAGGAAAAATAGGTATGGCACCATATCCATCGGGCCCAGCAGGTATTGCAATCCCTACAGAGTTATTATCGTATGGAATACCAATAGATGCAAAGAACAAAGAAGCTTCGTGGCTATTTGCTCAATGGTTGGCTAATAAAGAAAATATGAAAAAAATGCTAATAGGTGGAGGAGCAGTTGTAAGAGCTTCATCATGGGATGATCCAGAAATTGTACCTGTTAATAAAGAATGGGCTGATTATGTAAAGTACTCTTTACAGTTTGGAAGTGATTACTTTGTTAATTTAGCCTGTGTTCCCCTCACGGAAGTAAGAGAAAAATGGGGAGAAGTTGTTGATTACGCTATGAGTGGTGAAGCTGATCTAGAAAATTTTGCTAAAACAAAAGCAGAAGAAATCAATGCAATTATAACAAGAGATGAAACTGGATTAGACATTTATATGGATCCACGATTTAGCTATATGCCTTATGATGTATATAGAAGCAAATAA
- the istA gene encoding IS21 family transposase, whose product MIKYREILRLHSQGVSQRGIAASCQCSRTTIRNVVERAERHEISWPFDKNMSDADLQELLFPEKRSQSNRKIPDCEYVHKEMAKSGVTLSLLWHEYHEQCRFNGEIPLMYSQFCRYYHKYANTTKATMRIKRKPGEMLEVDWAGKTGFIVDNLTGELIPAYIFVASLSCSQYAYVEAFLSMDMESWVNAHVHAFKYFGGVARILVPDNLKTSVDKASRPDPKINRTYQEMAEHYGTAVIPARVRRPKDKPHAESTVGIISTWIIASLRNQQFFSLHELNSAIRLKLEEFNQKPFQKKPGSRKSAFLEEEKALLLPLPLPTSPYELATWSTASVQYDYHIIVDKNHYSVPYEYIRHQVEVRITSKTVEVFYHNHRIASHIRIRGQEGQIVTVPDHMPEKHKQYLAVNADHFRNWAASIGPHAVIVVNALLSASRVEKQGYRSCTSLMKLADKYSLSRFEEACQRALCYTPSPSFKIIQTILKTGQDRISVQSDRQKATKDNPNIYGFVRGAGYYGGKDND is encoded by the coding sequence ATGATCAAGTATCGAGAAATTCTTCGGCTTCACAGCCAAGGTGTGAGTCAACGTGGCATTGCTGCCAGTTGCCAGTGCTCACGGACCACAATCCGTAATGTGGTTGAACGGGCAGAAAGGCATGAGATTTCATGGCCTTTCGATAAAAACATGTCGGATGCAGATCTTCAGGAACTCCTTTTTCCGGAAAAAAGGAGTCAGTCCAATCGAAAAATACCGGATTGCGAATATGTTCATAAAGAAATGGCCAAAAGTGGTGTCACCTTAAGTTTGTTGTGGCATGAGTACCATGAACAATGCCGCTTCAATGGTGAAATCCCACTCATGTACAGCCAATTCTGTCGGTATTATCATAAGTATGCCAATACCACCAAAGCCACTATGCGCATTAAGCGCAAACCCGGTGAAATGCTGGAAGTGGACTGGGCTGGAAAGACTGGTTTTATTGTTGATAATCTAACCGGTGAACTTATTCCAGCCTATATCTTCGTAGCGAGCCTATCTTGCAGCCAGTATGCCTATGTAGAAGCCTTCCTGTCAATGGATATGGAAAGCTGGGTCAATGCTCATGTTCATGCGTTCAAATACTTTGGTGGAGTGGCCAGAATCCTCGTGCCAGACAATTTAAAAACCAGTGTAGATAAAGCCTCTCGACCAGATCCCAAGATTAATAGAACCTATCAAGAAATGGCCGAGCATTACGGGACAGCAGTCATTCCAGCCCGAGTCAGGCGCCCCAAAGACAAGCCCCATGCCGAAAGTACGGTGGGTATTATTTCCACCTGGATCATTGCCTCTTTGCGAAACCAACAGTTCTTTTCATTACACGAACTGAATAGCGCCATCCGTCTTAAGCTGGAAGAATTCAACCAGAAACCTTTTCAAAAGAAGCCGGGAAGCAGGAAAAGCGCCTTCCTAGAAGAGGAAAAAGCACTGCTTTTGCCTTTGCCTTTGCCTACTTCCCCATACGAGCTTGCCACCTGGTCAACGGCGTCCGTACAGTACGATTATCACATAATTGTGGATAAAAATCACTACTCAGTGCCCTATGAGTACATCCGGCATCAAGTGGAGGTACGTATAACCAGCAAAACTGTTGAAGTTTTTTACCACAATCATCGCATTGCTTCCCATATTCGGATTCGCGGTCAGGAAGGCCAGATTGTCACGGTACCGGATCACATGCCAGAGAAACATAAACAGTACCTGGCTGTAAATGCTGATCATTTTAGGAATTGGGCTGCTTCCATTGGACCTCATGCCGTCATTGTGGTGAATGCTCTTTTGTCAGCATCAAGAGTTGAGAAACAAGGTTACCGTTCTTGTACATCGCTTATGAAACTCGCTGACAAGTATTCTTTATCCCGCTTTGAAGAAGCGTGCCAGCGGGCACTTTGTTACACGCCCAGTCCGAGTTTCAAAATCATCCAGACCATCCTCAAAACCGGTCAGGATAGAATATCAGTCCAATCAGATCGACAAAAAGCGACAAAAGACAATCCCAACATCTACGGATTTGTCCGGGGTGCCGGCTACTATGGAGGAAAAGACAATGATTAA
- the istB gene encoding IS21-like element helper ATPase IstB, translating to MINSTTMNKLHDMRLSAMADAFKRQLSDEKYQELSFEERVGILVDVEWAKRRSNKLLHLIKKADFRYPQASIEDIEYHADRKLDKAQILRLSGCAYIQEKRNLIIMGASGNGKSYVACAFGMAACRNYYTVKYIRLPDLLDELAVARGEGVYQMVMKKYKKVGLLILDEWLLTPLKDTQAMDLLEIVEARHQNASTIFCTQFAPRGWHEKIGEDTLADAILDRIVHDSYTILIDGKVSMRERHGIKN from the coding sequence ATGATTAATTCTACGACCATGAACAAGCTGCATGACATGCGACTCTCCGCTATGGCGGATGCTTTCAAACGCCAACTGTCTGATGAGAAATATCAGGAGCTATCGTTTGAAGAACGGGTTGGTATTCTTGTTGATGTGGAATGGGCTAAACGCAGAAGCAATAAACTGCTCCATCTCATTAAAAAAGCAGATTTCCGCTATCCTCAGGCTAGCATTGAAGATATTGAATACCATGCCGACAGGAAACTAGATAAGGCACAAATCCTACGGCTATCTGGGTGCGCTTACATCCAGGAGAAACGCAACCTCATCATCATGGGTGCCTCTGGAAACGGGAAATCTTATGTTGCCTGTGCTTTTGGTATGGCGGCTTGTCGCAACTATTATACCGTTAAGTATATCCGACTACCGGATCTTCTGGATGAACTGGCAGTGGCTCGAGGTGAAGGTGTCTATCAGATGGTGATGAAGAAGTACAAAAAGGTTGGCTTACTCATTTTGGATGAATGGCTCTTAACTCCACTTAAAGACACCCAGGCAATGGATCTCCTTGAGATCGTTGAAGCAAGACATCAGAATGCTTCTACTATTTTTTGCACCCAATTTGCTCCACGTGGGTGGCATGAAAAGATCGGCGAAGATACACTAGCAGATGCCATTCTTGATCGTATTGTCCATGATTCCTATACCATCCTTATTGACGGCAAAGTGTCAATGAGGGAACGACATGGGATTAAAAATTGA
- a CDS encoding AbrB/MazE/SpoVT family DNA-binding domain-containing protein → MSTLTRLTSGGQVTLPKEIRVKTNMQPGDFVEVQLDEEGRIILTPKKLVNANQAYFWTEEWQKGERKADEDIKNGRVKRFKSTADAVRYLEDKA, encoded by the coding sequence ATGAGTACTTTAACCAGACTAACCAGTGGCGGTCAGGTTACTCTTCCTAAAGAAATCAGAGTTAAAACCAATATGCAACCCGGTGATTTTGTTGAGGTTCAGCTTGATGAGGAAGGACGAATCATATTGACTCCCAAGAAACTAGTGAATGCTAATCAAGCTTACTTCTGGACTGAAGAGTGGCAAAAAGGGGAACGCAAGGCAGACGAGGACATAAAAAATGGACGGGTTAAAAGATTCAAGTCGACGGCTGATGCAGTAAGGTATCTTGAGGACAAAGCCTAA